In the Cetobacterium ceti genome, ATGATAAGAAATTATTGCAAAATGTGTGCTACATTAACTCCTAGTGATATAGATAAAATAGAGAGAGTTGCAGAAACAACTTTAATTTTAAGTAATATGTTAGGAATGGATGTATTTATAGATTGTCCCACACGGGATAGGGATAAAGCTGTAGTGGTTCACCATGCTAGGCCAGAAAAAGAAAGTTTATATTCAAGAAATATTGTAGGAGAAATAGCAATATCTAAAAAGGAACCTGCTGTATTTAGGAGTTTTATAACAGGATTAATTTCGAAACACTATAAGGCAATAACCCAAGAGGGAGAAACAGTTTCTCAAAATGTACTTCCAATAATCAATGATTCCCAAGAGGTTATAGGTGTAATTATAGTTGAATTTTTAAAAAAAGAGGAAAAACATTTCAATTCAGATTTATTTAATATAACAGCAAATAAACTCATGAATGAAATTGATTTATACAGGGCTACTATTCCTGAATTTGTAAAGGATGGAATTATAGTTTTTAACAAAGAAGGTATTGTAACATATGTAAATAAAGCTGCCAAAAAAATATACTCTCTATTAGGTTTTTCTAAATGTATTATGGGTGAAACCTTTGAAAATATTACATTTACTAAAACTAAAATAAAAGAAATTTTAAAAGAAAATAGAGAAGAAAAGTCCATGGAGATTTCCATATCTGGAGTAATCTTATTAGTAACTTACGTTGTAACAACTTTAGATAAGGGAAAAGTAAATATTATTATGATAGTAAAAGATATAACAAAGGAAAAAATAAATGAACAGGAACTGATTTTAAAATCAGTGGCTATAAAGGAGATACACCATAGGGTTAAAAATAATTTGCAAACTATAGCAAGTTTATTAAGAATTCAAAGAAGAAGAATTGATAATCTTGAAACAAAAAAAATTCTAGATGAAACAATAAATAGAATACTTAGTATAGCTATTACCCATGAAGTTTTGTCTGATAATGGGTTAGATAATCTGAATATAAAAAAGATAATACAGTTAATTTACAAAAATTCTTTTGGAAATAGTATTGACAAAATAGGCAAGATAGAGTTTAATATTAATGGAGATGATTTTAATATATCTTCTGACAAGGCAACTTCAATTGCTCTTGTTGTAAATGAACTATTACAAAATGTTGTAGATTATGCTTTCCCAGAAGATTTATGTGGAAAGGTTTCTGTAACTATAGAAAAAAGTCAATTTTACTCTAAGGTGATAATTTCTGACAATGGGGTTGGAATAGATGAGAGCAAAAGAAGAAGTAATAGT is a window encoding:
- a CDS encoding histidine kinase N-terminal domain-containing protein, yielding MIRNYCKMCATLTPSDIDKIERVAETTLILSNMLGMDVFIDCPTRDRDKAVVVHHARPEKESLYSRNIVGEIAISKKEPAVFRSFITGLISKHYKAITQEGETVSQNVLPIINDSQEVIGVIIVEFLKKEEKHFNSDLFNITANKLMNEIDLYRATIPEFVKDGIIVFNKEGIVTYVNKAAKKIYSLLGFSKCIMGETFENITFTKTKIKEILKENREEKSMEISISGVILLVTYVVTTLDKGKVNIIMIVKDITKEKINEQELILKSVAIKEIHHRVKNNLQTIASLLRIQRRRIDNLETKKILDETINRILSIAITHEVLSDNGLDNLNIKKIIQLIYKNSFGNSIDKIGKIEFNINGDDFNISSDKATSIALVVNELLQNVVDYAFPEDLCGKVSVTIEKSQFYSKVIISDNGVGIDESKRRSNSLGLMIVERIIKDKLKGSLEITSEVNVGTTVKFEFKNE